In a single window of the Anaerotruncus rubiinfantis genome:
- a CDS encoding ammonium transporter, producing the protein MFSSVDTIWVLLGAALVFFMQAGFAMVETGFTRAKNAGNIIMKNLMDFSIGTPIFWIVGFGLMFAGSGPLIGGFDPFILNYDLGGSFPTAAFIIFQTVFCATAATIVSGAMAERTKFSAYCIYSAIISAVIYPISGHWIWGSGWLAQLGFHDFAGSTAVHMVGGAAALVGAKILGPRLGKYAKDGTPKAIPGHSLTLGALGVFILWFCWFGFNGCSTVSMTGDDTLMSASNIFVTTNLAAAVATCTTMILTWLRYKKPDVSMTLNGSLAGLVAITAGCDAVSPAGAAAIGICAGIAVVFGIEFIDKTCKIDDPVGAIGVHGVCGALGTILTGVFALDGGLAYGGGFHYLGIQALGVVSVIAWVVVTMTIVFQIIKHTVGLRVTKHEEVVGLDIEEHGLVSSYADFMPTIDSLRDFDSDAPTGEIPIARAVPVELVSDSSGKLASDVKMTKIAIVARQNRFEPLKAAMNEIGVTGMTVTQVIGCGMQKGSTEYYRGIPMEMNLLPKMKVEIIVCKVPVRTVIEAAKKALYTGHIGDGKIFVYDVENVVKVRTGEEGYDALQDED; encoded by the coding sequence ATGTTTTCATCTGTTGACACCATTTGGGTACTACTCGGCGCGGCGCTCGTATTCTTCATGCAGGCGGGCTTCGCCATGGTCGAAACCGGATTCACCCGCGCGAAGAACGCAGGCAATATCATCATGAAAAACCTGATGGATTTTTCGATCGGCACCCCGATTTTCTGGATCGTCGGATTTGGCCTGATGTTTGCGGGTTCCGGCCCTCTCATCGGAGGATTCGACCCTTTCATCCTGAACTACGACCTTGGCGGAAGCTTCCCAACCGCCGCGTTCATTATCTTCCAGACGGTCTTCTGCGCCACCGCCGCAACCATCGTTTCCGGCGCGATGGCGGAACGCACCAAATTCTCCGCCTACTGCATCTATTCCGCCATTATCAGCGCGGTGATTTATCCCATCTCCGGCCATTGGATCTGGGGCAGTGGCTGGCTTGCGCAGCTTGGGTTCCATGATTTTGCCGGTTCCACGGCGGTACATATGGTCGGCGGCGCCGCGGCGCTCGTGGGAGCCAAGATCCTTGGGCCGCGCCTCGGCAAATATGCGAAGGACGGTACCCCGAAGGCGATTCCCGGGCACAGCCTCACCCTTGGCGCGCTCGGCGTGTTCATCCTGTGGTTCTGCTGGTTCGGCTTCAACGGCTGCTCGACCGTTTCGATGACCGGCGACGACACGCTTATGAGCGCTTCCAACATCTTTGTCACGACTAACCTTGCAGCAGCGGTCGCGACCTGCACCACCATGATCCTCACCTGGCTCCGTTACAAAAAGCCGGACGTCTCGATGACCCTGAATGGTTCGCTCGCGGGCCTGGTGGCGATCACGGCCGGATGTGACGCGGTTTCACCTGCGGGCGCCGCAGCCATCGGTATCTGTGCCGGTATCGCGGTGGTCTTTGGTATCGAATTCATCGACAAGACCTGCAAAATTGACGACCCGGTTGGCGCGATCGGCGTTCATGGCGTCTGCGGCGCGCTCGGCACCATCCTCACCGGCGTTTTCGCGCTGGACGGCGGCCTTGCCTACGGCGGCGGCTTCCACTATCTAGGCATTCAGGCGCTCGGCGTTGTTTCGGTCATCGCCTGGGTCGTGGTCACAATGACCATTGTGTTCCAGATTATTAAACATACGGTCGGCCTGCGGGTCACAAAACACGAAGAGGTCGTCGGCCTCGACATTGAGGAACACGGCCTGGTCAGCAGCTATGCCGACTTCATGCCCACGATCGATTCTCTGCGCGACTTCGATTCCGACGCGCCGACCGGCGAAATCCCCATCGCGCGGGCGGTGCCGGTCGAGCTGGTTTCCGATTCCTCCGGGAAGCTCGCCTCCGATGTAAAAATGACCAAGATCGCGATCGTGGCGCGGCAGAACCGGTTCGAACCGCTCAAGGCCGCGATGAACGAAATCGGCGTGACCGGCATGACGGTCACCCAGGTCATCGGCTGCGGTATGCAGAAGGGTTCCACCGAATATTACCGCGGCATCCCGATGGAGATGAATCTCCTGCCCAAAATGAAGGTGGAGATCATCGTCTGCAAAGTGCCGGTCCGCACAGTCATCGAAGCCGCCAAAAAAGCGCTCTATACGGGGCACATCGGAGATGGCAAGATCTTTGTTTACGACGTTGAAAATGTAGTCAAGGTCCGCACCGGCGAAGAGGGCTACGACGCCCTGCAGGATGAGGACTGA